Proteins found in one Hyla sarda isolate aHylSar1 chromosome 7, aHylSar1.hap1, whole genome shotgun sequence genomic segment:
- the LOC130282363 gene encoding pulmonary surfactant-associated protein A-like isoform X1 has product MLNVRSVCTSLQFAGAVLLSLNTCTRIMKSSSAHFLLCTFLPVFSLCELPSMHVPPLLLTLKEGEKIRLIFLALCEAAKWQEMFNEVYLKGCLVLQSGKNEQKKALTFSKSAAAAGNKIYISQGVTANYNDAINTCARAGGQLPIPLNEDENNAVKKTVNQYNFFAYLGVNDLQDEGTFRYLSGEKIKFSIWYDNQPDNSKLNEDCVEMYGDGKWNDQNCDEKRLIICEFIL; this is encoded by the exons ATGTTGAATGTAAGGTCTGTGTGTACGAGTCTACAGTTTGCTGGTGCTGTTCTCCTTTCTCTCAACACTTGTACACGGATCATGAAATCCTCCTCAGCTCACTTCCTTTTGTGCACTTTCCTCCCTGTcttcagcctgtgtgagctgccctccatgcaTGTTCCCCCTCTGCTGCTAACACTGAAAGAGGGGGAAAAAATCCGACTGATTTTCTTAGCTCTCTGTGAAGCAGCAAAATGGCAGGAAATGTTTAATGAAGTCTATTTAAAAGGTTGCTTAGTTTTGCAATCaggaaaaaatgaacaaaaaaaag CTTTAACATTTTCTAAGAGTGCAGCAGCAGCTGGAAACAAGATCTATATTTCACAAGGTGTAACGGCGAATTACAATGATGCCATTAACACTTGTGCCAGGGCAGGAGGTCAATTGCCTATACCACTGAATGAAGATGAGAACAACGCTGTAAAGAAAACAGTGAATCAATACAATTTCTTTGCATATCTGGGTGTAAATGACCTTCAGGATGAAGGAACATTCAGATATCTAAGTGGTGAAAAGATTAAATTCTCAATCTGGTATGATAATCAACCAGATAATTCTAAACTAAATGAAGATTGTGTGGAAATGTATGGGGATGGGAAATGGAATGATCAGAATTGTGATGAAAAACGTCTGATCATCTGTGAATTCATTTTGTAA
- the LOC130282363 gene encoding pulmonary surfactant-associated protein A-like isoform X2, giving the protein MLVTNKSDLPIATNHSLGFIFLHSSALTFSKSAAAAGNKIYISQGVTANYNDAINTCARAGGQLPIPLNEDENNAVKKTVNQYNFFAYLGVNDLQDEGTFRYLSGEKIKFSIWYDNQPDNSKLNEDCVEMYGDGKWNDQNCDEKRLIICEFIL; this is encoded by the exons ATGTTAGTGACAAACAagtctgatttgcccatagcaaccaaccacagcttaggtttcatttttttacatagctctg CTTTAACATTTTCTAAGAGTGCAGCAGCAGCTGGAAACAAGATCTATATTTCACAAGGTGTAACGGCGAATTACAATGATGCCATTAACACTTGTGCCAGGGCAGGAGGTCAATTGCCTATACCACTGAATGAAGATGAGAACAACGCTGTAAAGAAAACAGTGAATCAATACAATTTCTTTGCATATCTGGGTGTAAATGACCTTCAGGATGAAGGAACATTCAGATATCTAAGTGGTGAAAAGATTAAATTCTCAATCTGGTATGATAATCAACCAGATAATTCTAAACTAAATGAAGATTGTGTGGAAATGTATGGGGATGGGAAATGGAATGATCAGAATTGTGATGAAAAACGTCTGATCATCTGTGAATTCATTTTGTAA